One window of the Acaryochloris sp. CCMEE 5410 genome contains the following:
- the fbp gene encoding class 1 fructose-bisphosphatase, with product MSHPTTFNSHLWQQHRLAQQPIEISILLTQMGFAAKVLAREISRAALMGNLGLMGETNATGDAQKKLDVFSNQIVIDAFSNIGLVAAIASEELDQVKLIECGQAAQYILCTDPLDGSSNTDTGSAVGTIFGIYRRQTSGYCSTEADALQPGTELVAAGYVLYGTSTMLVYTTGSRVDGFTLDPSLGEFFLSHENIRCPETGKTYSANLSYYQEWHPHIQNFADYLSDRKSHTAHTLRYSGALVADVHRCLLEGGLYFYPPTEDQPEGKLRLLYECAPLAFLVEQAGGMATSGLARIMDLEVTSIHQRSPLVIGSQVAVNLYKTFLEQGKAA from the coding sequence ATGAGTCATCCCACCACCTTTAACAGTCATCTATGGCAACAACATCGATTGGCTCAGCAACCGATTGAAATCTCCATCTTGTTAACTCAGATGGGCTTTGCCGCCAAGGTCCTGGCCCGTGAAATCAGTCGAGCGGCCCTGATGGGAAATTTGGGTCTGATGGGTGAGACCAATGCCACGGGGGATGCCCAGAAGAAGCTGGATGTCTTTAGCAATCAGATTGTGATTGATGCCTTTTCGAATATTGGTTTGGTGGCTGCGATCGCATCCGAAGAACTCGATCAAGTCAAGTTGATTGAATGTGGACAGGCAGCCCAATATATCCTTTGCACTGATCCATTGGATGGTTCGTCCAATACCGATACGGGTAGTGCGGTGGGTACGATTTTTGGCATCTATCGTCGCCAAACCAGTGGATATTGTAGTACCGAAGCCGATGCCCTGCAGCCAGGGACAGAATTGGTGGCTGCGGGCTATGTCCTCTATGGCACTAGCACGATGTTGGTCTACACCACCGGGAGCCGGGTTGATGGATTCACCCTCGATCCCAGTTTGGGAGAATTTTTCCTCTCCCATGAGAATATTCGCTGTCCCGAAACGGGTAAAACCTACAGTGCCAACTTGAGTTACTACCAGGAATGGCATCCCCATATCCAAAACTTTGCGGATTACTTAAGCGATCGCAAGTCTCATACAGCCCATACCCTTCGCTATAGCGGTGCCCTCGTTGCTGATGTCCATCGCTGTCTACTGGAAGGAGGACTCTATTTTTATCCCCCCACTGAAGATCAGCCTGAGGGCAAGCTGCGGTTGCTCTATGAATGTGCCCCCTTGGCATTTTTAGTGGAACAAGCCGGGGGGATGGCCACTTCCGGTCTTGCCCGAATTATGGATCTAGAAGTGACCTCTATTCACCAGCGCTCGCCCCTAGTGATTGGTAGCCAAGTGGCCGTTAAT
- the zwf gene encoding glucose-6-phosphate dehydrogenase: MIATAPSLKSMDAIEVAGPCIIVVFGAAGDLTKRKLIPALHNLAQNKLLPDAFAILGIGRTPTQTDAFRSQIHQDLQEFAAEALDSEVWEWLEPRLHYLAGDFQAPDTYQHLAAQLQQLDQKFNSQGNVLFYFATAPTFFTEITQQLGAAGLVQETPDQWRRIIFEKPFGQDLASAQRLNQEIGQVLTESQIYRIDHYLGKETVQNILVFRFGNGLFEPVWNHRYIDHIQITVAEQVGVESRGGYYEGSGALRDMIQNHLFQLLALTAMEPPVSFEADAVRDEKSKVLKAIEPLTAEEVLTCAVRGQYGEGQIKDQSVSAYRLESRVSPDSNTETFAALKLTIDNWRWAGVPFYLRTGKRLPERVSEIAIQFKRVPSLLFRETSIDQLTDNFLVLRLQPNEGISLQFGAKVPGPKVRMGSVNMDFCYANYFDSTPTTGYETLLYDCMIGDATLFQRSDNVELGWQIVMPILDVWSALPSRDFPNYGAGSWGPQTATDLLTRDGRQWHSSSPQFCSA; the protein is encoded by the coding sequence ATGATCGCCACTGCACCTAGCTTAAAATCGATGGATGCCATTGAAGTTGCTGGTCCCTGCATCATTGTTGTTTTTGGCGCTGCCGGAGACTTAACGAAGCGGAAACTAATTCCGGCCCTCCATAATCTCGCCCAAAACAAGCTGTTACCCGATGCCTTTGCGATTTTAGGGATTGGCCGCACCCCCACCCAAACCGATGCCTTTCGCAGCCAAATCCACCAAGATTTACAGGAGTTTGCGGCAGAGGCTCTGGACTCAGAGGTGTGGGAGTGGTTAGAGCCTCGGCTTCACTACCTGGCGGGTGACTTTCAGGCCCCGGACACCTATCAGCATCTTGCCGCCCAACTCCAACAGCTCGATCAAAAATTTAACAGCCAGGGCAACGTTCTCTTCTATTTCGCCACGGCTCCCACCTTCTTTACGGAGATAACCCAGCAGCTTGGGGCAGCGGGACTGGTTCAGGAAACACCTGACCAGTGGCGACGGATTATTTTTGAGAAACCCTTTGGTCAGGATCTAGCCTCTGCCCAGAGATTGAACCAAGAGATTGGTCAGGTCCTAACGGAATCGCAAATATATCGCATTGATCACTATTTGGGTAAGGAAACGGTTCAGAATATCTTGGTGTTTCGATTTGGTAACGGCCTGTTTGAACCGGTCTGGAACCATCGCTACATTGACCATATCCAGATTACCGTCGCTGAACAGGTGGGGGTAGAGAGTCGAGGCGGCTACTATGAAGGGTCGGGGGCGCTGCGAGATATGATCCAAAACCATCTGTTTCAGCTCTTGGCCCTGACGGCCATGGAACCCCCGGTGTCTTTTGAAGCCGATGCGGTGCGGGATGAGAAATCTAAAGTTCTCAAGGCCATTGAGCCTCTGACGGCAGAGGAGGTCCTCACTTGTGCCGTCCGGGGACAATATGGCGAAGGGCAAATCAAAGACCAGTCGGTTTCGGCCTATCGGCTTGAATCGCGGGTATCCCCAGACTCCAATACGGAAACCTTTGCTGCTTTAAAGCTCACCATTGATAACTGGCGGTGGGCAGGGGTGCCCTTTTACCTTCGCACGGGCAAACGACTGCCGGAGCGAGTCAGTGAGATTGCGATTCAGTTCAAACGGGTTCCCTCCCTGCTGTTTCGGGAGACCTCTATTGATCAGCTCACAGATAACTTTTTAGTCCTCAGACTGCAGCCCAACGAAGGTATTAGCCTCCAGTTTGGGGCGAAAGTTCCCGGCCCCAAGGTGCGCATGGGTAGCGTCAATATGGACTTTTGCTATGCCAATTACTTTGATTCCACCCCCACCACTGGCTATGAAACCTTGCTGTATGACTGCATGATTGGCGATGCCACCCTGTTTCAGCGATCCGACAATGTGGAGCTGGGCTGGCAGATAGTCATGCCGATTTTAGATGTGTGGAGTGCCCTCCCCAGCCGAGATTTCCCGAACTATGGGGCGGGGAGTTGGGGACCGCAAACTGCCACAGATTTACTCACGCGAGATGGACGCCAATGGCACAGCAGCAGTCCTCAGTTTTGTAGTGCTTAG
- the gnd gene encoding phosphogluconate dehydrogenase (NAD(+)-dependent, decarboxylating), with product MEIGMIGLGRMGANIVRRLMRYGHSCVVYNRTPDKVAQLEAEGAIGAASLDDLVQKLTPPRIIWVMVPAGEVTEQMIGKLADKLERDDIIIDGGNSYYKDDVRRSQALQKQGIHYVDIGTSGGVWGLDRGYCLMIGGPQEAVEQLDPILKTVAPGKGEIETTPGREQLKGTAEEGYLHCGPVGAGHFVKMVHNGVEYALMQAYAEGFDIFRSANSEELPVDYRYSLNTADIAEVWRRGSVVGSWLLDLTAIALAEDPALSSYSGHVQDSGEGRWTLMAAIESAVPADVLSAALYTRFRSRQEHTFAEKVLSAMRYQFGGHVEK from the coding sequence ATGGAAATCGGCATGATCGGCCTTGGACGCATGGGGGCCAATATTGTTCGGCGTCTGATGCGTTATGGACATAGTTGTGTAGTGTATAACCGCACTCCCGATAAAGTTGCCCAGTTAGAAGCCGAAGGGGCCATCGGCGCGGCCTCCCTAGACGACTTAGTCCAAAAACTCACGCCTCCTCGCATTATCTGGGTGATGGTGCCTGCGGGAGAGGTGACGGAGCAAATGATCGGGAAGCTAGCGGACAAATTGGAGCGCGATGACATCATCATCGATGGTGGCAATTCCTACTACAAGGATGATGTCCGACGATCCCAAGCGCTGCAAAAACAAGGGATTCACTATGTTGATATTGGCACTAGTGGCGGAGTGTGGGGGCTGGACAGAGGGTACTGCTTAATGATTGGAGGACCCCAGGAGGCTGTTGAGCAGCTGGACCCTATTTTAAAAACCGTTGCACCGGGCAAAGGAGAGATCGAAACAACCCCTGGCCGAGAGCAGCTCAAGGGAACTGCTGAAGAGGGCTATTTACACTGTGGTCCAGTGGGGGCTGGACATTTCGTCAAGATGGTGCACAACGGCGTTGAATATGCGTTGATGCAGGCCTATGCCGAGGGGTTTGATATTTTTCGTAGCGCGAACTCAGAGGAACTTCCCGTCGATTATCGATACAGCCTAAATACAGCCGACATTGCCGAAGTCTGGCGACGGGGGAGTGTGGTGGGGTCTTGGTTACTCGATCTAACTGCGATCGCTTTAGCCGAGGATCCAGCTTTGTCTAGCTATTCTGGCCATGTCCAAGACTCTGGCGAAGGACGTTGGACCTTGATGGCCGCCATTGAATCTGCTGTTCCGGCGGATGTTCTGTCCGCCGCCCTCTACACACGATTTCGCTCTCGCCAAGAACATACCTTCGCGGAAAAAGTCCTGTCGGCCATGCGCTACCAGTTTGGTGGCCATGTGGAAAAGTAA